The proteins below are encoded in one region of Sphingobacterium sp. R2:
- a CDS encoding ABC transporter permease yields MSEYELSTQKRKTKSVYVSTVISIALVLLVTGMLGLLLVHAKNLSKYVKENIVLNVIVNDGTSEGDVLSLQKDLEKDTYVLRTEYISKELAAKNLKEDLGEDFVQYLGHNPLLPSLDVYMKENYANTDSIKTFIEKISKNNKIKEVVYQESLIDMVNKNVRIIGVIVLAFAVILLIIAVALINNTIRLAIYSQRFLIKSMQLIGATKNFIRKPFITYGIIHGLLGSLIAILLLILTLKFAQQQIPELVFLRNWFEFAVIFLGVILIGILISGLSTYFAVTKYLKAQSNDLYR; encoded by the coding sequence ATGTCAGAATACGAATTAAGCACACAAAAAAGAAAAACAAAATCTGTATATGTATCTACGGTTATTAGTATCGCTCTAGTGTTATTGGTAACAGGTATGTTGGGATTGCTCTTGGTGCATGCTAAAAATCTTTCGAAATACGTTAAGGAAAATATCGTCTTAAATGTCATCGTGAACGATGGTACGAGCGAAGGTGATGTTCTTTCATTGCAAAAAGATCTCGAGAAAGACACCTATGTGCTTCGTACCGAATATATCAGTAAAGAGTTAGCAGCAAAAAATCTAAAGGAAGACCTTGGCGAAGATTTCGTACAGTATCTGGGGCATAACCCTCTTTTACCTTCATTGGATGTTTATATGAAAGAGAATTATGCCAATACAGATAGTATTAAAACTTTTATTGAAAAAATCTCCAAAAACAATAAAATTAAAGAGGTGGTTTATCAGGAGTCTCTGATCGACATGGTGAACAAAAACGTCCGGATCATAGGGGTGATTGTACTTGCATTTGCTGTTATCCTGCTAATTATCGCAGTTGCTTTAATTAACAACACGATACGTCTTGCTATTTACTCCCAACGTTTCTTAATTAAAAGTATGCAGCTTATTGGGGCTACTAAAAACTTTATCCGTAAACCATTTATAACGTATGGTATTATTCATGGTTTGCTCGGTTCCTTGATCGCGATTCTACTGCTTATTTTAACCTTGAAGTTTGCGCAACAGCAAATACCTGAACTGGTATTTTTACGTAACTGGTTTGAATTTGCTGTGATATTTTTAGGAGTAATCCTCATTGGGATTCTCATTTCGGGACTTAGCACTTATTTCGCAGTAACAAAATACTTAAAGGCACAATCTAACGATTTATACAGATAA
- a CDS encoding undecaprenyl-diphosphate phosphatase: protein MSIIEAIILAIIEGLTEFLPVSSTGHMIIATALMGIQPSAFVKLFTIVIQMGTILSVLVLYYKRFFKSLSFYYKLIIAAIPASVLGLLFNDYIDSLLESPLMVAIMLVVGGLVLLFVDRWFNKPTVEDSDKVSYKQAFMIGVYQCLALIPGTSRSASTIIGGMAEKLTRKAAAEFSFFLALPMMFGASAVKLLKFFKEGNTFNGEELNLLIIGNLIGFVVAIVAIKSFIGFLTKYGFKAFGWYRIIVGVIILTLLLSGHSLQII, encoded by the coding sequence ATGTCTATTATTGAAGCGATTATCCTTGCTATCATTGAAGGATTAACGGAGTTTTTGCCTGTGTCTTCGACAGGCCATATGATCATAGCCACTGCCTTAATGGGTATACAGCCCTCGGCATTTGTTAAGTTATTTACGATTGTCATCCAGATGGGAACGATATTGTCCGTTCTGGTATTATACTACAAGCGTTTTTTTAAATCGCTCTCATTTTACTATAAATTGATCATTGCGGCTATTCCTGCATCCGTGTTAGGGTTGCTTTTTAACGATTATATCGACTCCCTATTGGAAAGCCCGCTAATGGTCGCGATCATGTTGGTTGTAGGCGGCTTAGTATTACTGTTTGTTGACAGGTGGTTTAACAAACCTACAGTAGAAGATTCCGACAAAGTTTCATACAAACAAGCTTTTATGATTGGGGTGTATCAATGCCTTGCATTAATCCCCGGTACCTCAAGATCTGCTAGTACCATTATCGGTGGTATGGCCGAAAAACTGACACGTAAAGCTGCTGCAGAATTTTCCTTCTTTCTTGCCCTGCCGATGATGTTTGGTGCTTCTGCTGTAAAGCTGTTAAAGTTCTTTAAAGAAGGGAACACCTTTAATGGGGAAGAGCTCAATTTGCTTATTATTGGCAATCTAATTGGTTTCGTTGTCGCAATAGTTGCGATTAAATCTTTTATCGGCTTCTTGACTAAATACGGTTTTAAAGCATTTGGTTGGTATCGAATAATCGTTGGTGTCATTATTCTTACCCTCCTACTTTCGGGTCATAGTTTACAAATTATTTAA
- a CDS encoding glutamate racemase, whose protein sequence is MNNLKTSGPIGIFDSGYGGLTVFKEIQHLLPQYDYIYLGDNARVPYGTRSFETVYNYTKQCVFKLFDLGCNLIILACNTASAKALRTIQQNDLPPERTYSE, encoded by the coding sequence ATGAATAATTTAAAAACTTCCGGTCCTATTGGTATTTTTGATTCTGGTTATGGCGGTCTCACCGTATTTAAAGAAATTCAACACCTTTTGCCTCAATATGATTATATCTATTTAGGTGACAATGCTCGTGTTCCCTATGGTACACGATCGTTTGAGACCGTTTATAATTACACCAAACAATGTGTTTTTAAACTATTCGACTTGGGATGTAACCTCATTATATTGGCCTGTAATACAGCATCAGCTAAAGCATTAAGAACCATTCAACAAAATGACCTTCCCCCGGAAAGAACGTACTCGGAGTAA
- the truB gene encoding tRNA pseudouridine(55) synthase TruB: MENIKVSENSAKFHFAEGEMLLIDKPLTWTSFDVVGKIRNSIKPLKLKVGHAGTLDPLATGLLIVCTGKFTKKIDSYQAEDKEYTGTITLGATTPSYDLETEINETFPIDHITDDMIMESAKAFEGEIQQFPPAHSAIKINGERVYEKARRGEEVEIKSRQVRINSFLIEKIELPNVYFRISCSKGTYIRSLAYDFGKSLQSGSHLSSLRRTKSGDYSVENAWNLEKLIAEIKRHKEIIK; this comes from the coding sequence ATGGAAAATATAAAGGTTAGTGAAAACTCAGCGAAGTTTCATTTTGCCGAAGGAGAAATGCTGTTGATTGATAAACCTTTGACTTGGACTAGTTTTGATGTGGTTGGTAAAATCAGAAACTCCATCAAGCCGTTAAAATTAAAAGTCGGTCATGCAGGAACTTTAGATCCGCTTGCGACCGGTTTACTGATCGTATGCACAGGCAAATTCACAAAGAAAATAGATAGTTACCAAGCCGAAGACAAAGAATACACTGGAACCATTACATTGGGAGCTACCACGCCTTCCTATGATCTGGAAACAGAAATTAACGAAACATTTCCTATCGATCATATTACAGACGATATGATAATGGAATCTGCAAAAGCATTTGAAGGCGAAATTCAACAATTTCCTCCTGCTCATTCGGCTATAAAAATCAATGGCGAACGGGTCTATGAAAAAGCACGCCGCGGTGAAGAGGTTGAAATAAAATCCCGTCAAGTTCGAATCAATAGTTTTCTTATTGAAAAAATTGAGCTTCCCAACGTGTATTTCCGCATATCCTGTTCAAAGGGAACATACATTAGATCCTTGGCCTATGACTTCGGAAAATCTTTACAGAGTGGATCACATCTAAGTTCTTTGAGGCGTACCAAAAGTGGGGATTATTCAGTAGAAAATGCCTGGAATTTAGAAAAACTTATCGCGGAAATAAAACGTCATAAAGAGATCATTAAATAA
- a CDS encoding DUF3098 domain-containing protein — MAQIKKSTESVNKGSFVFSKINYQLFIASVLVVIIGFILMSGETDIYSFTKITLAPIVVVLGFAIGFAAILYRPKNKSN; from the coding sequence ATGGCTCAAATAAAGAAATCTACTGAATCAGTTAATAAAGGTTCATTTGTATTCTCCAAAATAAATTACCAACTGTTTATAGCTAGCGTATTAGTTGTAATCATTGGATTTATATTGATGTCCGGTGAAACCGATATTTATAGCTTTACCAAAATTACATTGGCGCCGATTGTTGTTGTTCTCGGTTTTGCAATAGGTTTTGCAGCAATTTTATACCGTCCCAAGAACAAATCCAATTAA
- a CDS encoding bifunctional riboflavin kinase/FAD synthetase, whose amino-acid sequence MKIYRSLDDFSPIENAVVTIGTFDGVHIGHQKILAHLKEAAHKISGETILLTFFPHPRLIINPDDDSLRLINDIEEKVSQLSKVGIDHLIIIPFSRDFSNQTPEEYISNVLVGKLGTKKIVIGYDHHFGKDRQGSMGDLEQFASIFDYSVDEIPEQDINDIAVSSTRVREALIKGDIKTANLYLGYPFELTGTVIRGDQIGRTIGFPTANLQVHEPHKLIPAYGIYAVEVYIYNHIQNITTGEYKEESPISIAKGMGYIGTRPTVDGMNRAIEISLFDFDQDIYGKTLRVKFLHFIRHDERFESLEAMREQIRSDEAQIRSLIG is encoded by the coding sequence ATGAAAATCTACAGAAGTTTAGATGATTTCTCACCTATTGAAAATGCAGTTGTAACCATCGGCACTTTTGACGGTGTTCATATTGGCCATCAAAAAATATTGGCTCACTTAAAGGAAGCTGCTCATAAAATCAGTGGAGAGACAATTTTGCTCACTTTTTTTCCACACCCGCGTTTGATTATCAATCCAGATGATGATAGTTTGCGCTTAATCAATGATATCGAAGAAAAGGTCAGTCAGCTGAGTAAAGTTGGCATTGACCATTTAATCATAATTCCCTTTTCCCGTGATTTTTCCAATCAAACTCCAGAAGAATATATTAGCAATGTCCTTGTGGGAAAACTTGGTACAAAAAAAATTGTAATAGGATACGATCACCATTTCGGAAAGGATCGACAGGGAAGTATGGGCGATTTAGAACAGTTTGCCTCCATATTTGATTACAGTGTCGACGAAATTCCCGAGCAGGATATTAATGATATTGCCGTATCCTCCACACGGGTACGCGAAGCACTTATAAAGGGTGACATAAAAACGGCAAATCTATATTTGGGATATCCTTTCGAATTGACAGGTACTGTGATTAGAGGAGACCAAATCGGACGTACAATTGGATTTCCAACGGCAAATTTACAGGTTCACGAACCGCATAAACTTATACCAGCTTATGGGATATATGCTGTTGAGGTCTATATCTACAATCACATCCAAAACATTACTACTGGGGAATACAAAGAAGAAAGCCCTATTTCAATTGCTAAAGGAATGGGGTATATAGGAACTAGACCCACCGTCGATGGTATGAACCGAGCTATTGAAATCAGCCTCTTTGATTTCGATCAGGATATTTACGGCAAAACACTGCGTGTTAAATTCCTTCATTTTATCCGTCATGATGAACGTTTCGAATCGTTAGAAGCAATGAGAGAGCAGATCAGATCAGACGAAGCCCAAATTAGAAGTCTTATTGGTTAG
- a CDS encoding glutamate racemase, with amino-acid sequence MVHNFTKTNKIGILATTGTVNSESYKIEIHKFNPEIEVFQHDCPFWVPLVENNEMNTKGAHYFVEKDIRELLQQSAQIDTIVLACTHYPLLLPVIEKYVPNHIQIISQGPIVAASLKDYLNRHKEIEILCSQDEQLTFYTTDDPHDFESKATIFFGKSIVASHIFV; translated from the coding sequence ATGGTTCATAATTTTACTAAAACCAATAAAATTGGTATTTTAGCAACTACGGGTACAGTCAATTCAGAATCCTATAAAATAGAAATTCACAAATTTAACCCTGAAATTGAGGTTTTTCAACATGACTGCCCTTTTTGGGTGCCATTAGTAGAGAACAATGAAATGAATACCAAAGGCGCTCATTATTTTGTCGAAAAGGATATACGGGAACTGTTACAACAATCGGCTCAGATTGACACCATAGTGCTTGCTTGCACGCATTACCCGTTATTATTGCCTGTAATAGAGAAGTATGTACCAAACCATATTCAGATTATCTCCCAGGGTCCCATTGTCGCGGCTAGCTTAAAAGACTATCTGAATAGACATAAAGAAATTGAGATACTTTGTTCCCAAGATGAACAATTGACATTCTACACGACTGATGACCCGCATGATTTTGAAAGCAAAGCAACGATATTTTTTGGAAAATCAATAGTCGCTAGCCATATATTCGTTTGA
- a CDS encoding glycoside hydrolase family 125 protein: MKRRTFIQNASLLTAGALTSKFSFAQEHSFPTVRTVKEKRLFSSKVIEDAIVEFQKNVKNKELSWLFNNCFPNTLDTTVFPYVQNGRNYTYVITGDIDAMWLRDSSAQVWPYLPFMKKDKKLQDLIVGLIQKQSKCINIDPYANAFYNDPTKKGEWFSDHTDMKPGIHERKWEIDSLCYPIRLAYHYWKETKDSSPFNEEWLEAQHKIYQTFVEQQRKDSLGPYKFERTTARGSDTLQVDGYGYPVNPVGLICSSFRPSDDSTVFSFLIPSNLFAIVSLRQSAEILKKVKNEKALADKMEALANEVEAAVNKYGIIDHPTLGRIYAFEVDGFSSHLMMDDANIPSLLALPYLGAVDINNEVYQRTRNFVLSDKNPFFFKGTAAEGIGGPHIGRDMIWPMSIIMRAQTSTSDEEIRNCIKTLVNTHGGTGFMHESFHKDDPKKFTRHWFAWTNTLFGELIWKIYKEKPSLLQ; the protein is encoded by the coding sequence ATGAAGCGTAGAACATTTATCCAAAACGCAAGCCTGTTAACAGCAGGTGCACTAACCAGCAAATTTTCATTTGCTCAAGAACATTCTTTTCCTACAGTCCGTACCGTCAAAGAGAAGAGGCTTTTTTCGAGTAAAGTAATAGAAGATGCAATTGTAGAATTTCAGAAAAATGTTAAAAATAAGGAGCTGTCGTGGTTATTTAATAACTGTTTTCCCAATACTCTTGACACCACAGTCTTCCCCTATGTTCAAAACGGAAGAAACTACACGTACGTCATTACAGGAGATATAGACGCCATGTGGTTACGTGATAGCAGTGCACAAGTATGGCCCTATCTTCCCTTTATGAAAAAGGATAAAAAATTACAGGATCTGATTGTTGGACTAATCCAAAAGCAGAGTAAATGTATCAATATTGACCCTTACGCGAATGCATTTTATAATGATCCAACCAAAAAGGGCGAATGGTTTAGCGATCATACAGACATGAAACCAGGGATTCATGAACGGAAGTGGGAAATCGATTCGTTGTGCTATCCAATTCGATTAGCCTATCATTACTGGAAAGAAACCAAAGACAGTAGTCCATTTAATGAGGAATGGCTGGAAGCCCAACATAAAATATATCAAACTTTCGTTGAGCAACAACGAAAAGACAGCCTCGGTCCTTATAAATTTGAGCGCACTACCGCAAGAGGATCAGATACGTTGCAGGTTGATGGTTATGGATATCCCGTGAATCCGGTTGGATTGATCTGTTCTAGTTTTCGACCTTCGGACGATTCTACCGTATTCTCGTTCTTGATTCCCTCCAATTTGTTTGCAATTGTGAGTCTTAGACAATCTGCAGAGATATTGAAAAAAGTCAAAAATGAAAAGGCACTCGCCGATAAAATGGAAGCGCTCGCAAACGAGGTAGAAGCAGCAGTAAATAAGTACGGCATAATAGATCACCCAACACTAGGTCGTATATATGCCTTCGAAGTGGACGGGTTTTCAAGTCATCTGATGATGGATGATGCCAATATTCCCAGCCTACTGGCCTTACCGTACTTAGGGGCTGTCGATATCAATAATGAAGTTTATCAACGTACGCGTAACTTTGTGCTGTCCGATAAAAATCCATTCTTTTTCAAAGGAACGGCAGCAGAAGGAATTGGTGGTCCTCACATAGGCAGAGATATGATCTGGCCGATGTCCATTATCATGCGCGCACAGACCTCGACAAGTGATGAGGAGATTCGTAACTGTATTAAGACGCTGGTAAATACCCATGGTGGAACCGGATTTATGCATGAATCTTTTCATAAAGATGATCCTAAAAAATTCACAAGACATTGGTTTGCCTGGACGAATACATTATTTGGCGAATTAATTTGGAAAATATATAAAGAGAAACCATCTTTGCTACAATAA
- a CDS encoding gliding motility protein RemB, producing MRLNITKNNNLLRLALASIGVGVSLGAVAQIKSQPYSYHFYQKMNEAVYSTETRIHTSAKPFVIKDSLLLAKFDSIQSNKPVSSSNWFMRKIFNEHLIQVEKDDYTFYADFLPDLYMGKDMLGDKRRTWMNSRGFQVGLNVGNKFTFNTSAFESQAVFPKYLDDYIVANKVVPGQGNTKFQSKNKMDWMYATASMTYDAHKYIQATLAYDKNFIGDGYRSMLLSDFSSNYAHLKLTGTIGNVQYTSIWAYMNDPTHPRQDLTGTYPMEGQNNTRLGDGKKWGAFQYLDWNVTNKLSVGFFQSVVWAAQDEGGRRGFDFSYLSPVIFIRPVESNNTTSPDKMFLGLTSKYKLPYRLTAYGQFLLGEFTAKEFFAGNGYAHNKWGAQLGVRGYDMFGVKNLNFLAEYNTARPYTYAHFKSYSNYSNNAEPLAHPKGANFRELVGLVNYAWDRWDFSVQGMFTQNGLDLPDGSNMGGNIFQSYNTIPNLYGNHIAQGIKNTIYYADAKAAYVLNPKYNLRLELGYTQRYAKAKYESPIVNKSGVISFGLRSSFRAIYNDL from the coding sequence ATGAGGCTTAATATAACAAAAAACAATAATTTACTTCGATTGGCGTTGGCTAGCATTGGAGTAGGTGTTTCCTTAGGAGCTGTTGCCCAAATTAAGAGCCAGCCTTATTCGTATCATTTTTATCAGAAAATGAACGAAGCTGTTTATTCTACGGAAACCAGGATCCATACTTCTGCTAAACCCTTCGTCATTAAAGACTCTTTATTGTTAGCCAAGTTTGATTCAATTCAATCTAACAAACCCGTGTCATCGTCCAACTGGTTTATGCGCAAGATTTTTAATGAGCATCTTATCCAAGTCGAGAAGGACGATTATACGTTCTATGCTGATTTTTTACCAGATCTTTATATGGGAAAAGATATGCTAGGCGATAAACGGCGTACTTGGATGAATAGTAGAGGATTTCAGGTGGGATTAAATGTGGGGAACAAGTTTACATTCAATACGTCAGCATTTGAAAGCCAAGCAGTTTTTCCCAAATATCTGGATGACTACATTGTTGCGAATAAAGTTGTTCCTGGCCAAGGGAATACGAAATTTCAGTCTAAAAATAAAATGGACTGGATGTATGCTACAGCGAGCATGACTTATGACGCACATAAATATATCCAGGCTACTTTGGCTTACGATAAAAACTTCATTGGAGATGGTTATCGCTCCATGCTTCTGTCCGACTTTTCTTCGAACTATGCCCATCTTAAATTGACCGGAACGATAGGAAATGTTCAATACACTTCAATTTGGGCCTATATGAATGATCCAACACACCCTAGACAAGATTTAACGGGCACATATCCTATGGAGGGGCAAAATAATACCCGTTTGGGAGATGGAAAGAAATGGGGGGCTTTTCAATATTTGGATTGGAATGTAACCAATAAATTATCGGTAGGTTTTTTCCAATCCGTTGTTTGGGCCGCGCAGGATGAAGGAGGAAGAAGGGGTTTTGATTTTAGTTACCTAAGTCCAGTTATCTTTATTCGCCCTGTCGAAAGTAACAATACGACTTCGCCGGATAAAATGTTTTTGGGCTTAACTTCCAAATATAAGCTTCCATATAGATTGACAGCATATGGCCAGTTCTTGTTAGGAGAGTTTACGGCGAAAGAATTTTTTGCAGGAAATGGATACGCACATAATAAATGGGGTGCACAGCTTGGTGTAAGAGGGTATGATATGTTTGGCGTAAAGAATTTAAACTTTCTAGCCGAATACAATACAGCTAGACCCTATACCTACGCGCACTTTAAATCGTATTCAAACTATAGTAACAACGCCGAGCCATTGGCGCATCCAAAAGGCGCAAACTTTAGAGAGCTTGTTGGCCTAGTTAATTATGCATGGGACAGATGGGACTTTTCGGTACAGGGAATGTTTACTCAAAACGGGCTGGATCTACCCGACGGAAGTAACATGGGAGGGAACATCTTTCAGTCCTATAATACAATACCAAACTTATATGGCAATCATATTGCACAAGGTATAAAGAATACTATCTATTATGCAGACGCGAAGGCAGCCTATGTACTTAATCCAAAGTATAATCTTCGTCTAGAGCTCGGATACACCCAACGTTATGCAAAAGCGAAATATGAATCGCCTATCGTCAATAAATCTGGCGTTATCTCATTCGGACTTCGCTCAAGTTTCCGGGCAATTTATAATGATTTATAA
- the aroQ gene encoding type II 3-dehydroquinate dehydratase has protein sequence MKKILIMNGPNLNLLGVREKSIYGSQDFVSYFEALKQQFASLQLHYFQSNSEGALIDKIHEVGFDFDGIVLNAGAYTHTSVALGDAIAAITTPVVEVHISNVHQREEFRHHSFLAKNCQGVICGFGLDSYRLGIEALIK, from the coding sequence ATGAAAAAGATCCTTATAATGAATGGCCCAAATTTAAATTTATTGGGTGTAAGAGAAAAATCAATTTATGGTAGCCAGGATTTCGTTAGCTATTTTGAAGCGCTTAAACAGCAGTTTGCAAGTTTGCAACTGCACTATTTTCAAAGCAACTCAGAAGGAGCTCTAATCGATAAGATCCACGAGGTTGGTTTCGACTTTGATGGAATTGTATTAAATGCCGGAGCGTATACACATACCTCCGTTGCGCTTGGCGATGCGATTGCAGCTATTACAACTCCTGTTGTAGAGGTCCACATCAGTAATGTCCACCAAAGAGAAGAATTCCGCCATCATTCGTTTTTAGCGAAGAACTGTCAAGGCGTAATTTGTGGTTTTGGTTTGGACAGCTATCGATTAGGCATCGAAGCTCTTATCAAATAA